A single genomic interval of Pseudomonas sp. FeN3W harbors:
- a CDS encoding YdbH domain-containing protein, producing MTKPSRILLWLLAGLLLSLLAGGVTWYQWTAFKREQGIVELDWQGLRISFRGISIRQFSYGQLTESGLNLTLQAENIALQIPSLFQPFPPHSLQIDRLSATLLSLPEVEKGDSSARDAEQYARWGAWLPQRMTIADLRMDLPCAKGRCDERGSLWLEHAGETLLPVDARLDLRRNEHRVSLIISAQGPEPMHSMIEAKLLIDEQSRLEGRNQFNPLDDTLQSTGTLAMGSLPEAPWLLGWLSEWTGYEPTPLPDMPADMRLGAGWVLSMPRSTDGTLEWRSAGGDLRLSGHLPAPWPVIGLGELQGDIDLAAKGQTGVWLPTELKGNMQLRPEPELVADLPANLRPERLGIHIEPFDAEADQDELPLQVKLEAQGGTPANLQARVRLNTAPPYALQIEQAQLQLRSSNLTLDALSLGGLEATLDFSGRADLEQIDLRLHKSSRATLADLATGELAASRLQAQLPQPLSLHLDRSDSESPSWRVQGPLELRLGRLEHPQLISQGWRWSGQLDADATRLSTTGPLSNDAGLTLAANLNKRWNGPLQASGKLQEIFLRAGNPLARSLTAWPAMIELNSGRLLGDGTLSLPAGSAPPSARLTLEARGLAGIIDRAEISGLDARLAASLERNRLELDITELRLAQLNPGFTFGPLLLRGNYSTDLDHPAQGQLRWATAETRIFGGRFWLDPATLDLAAPQQQLSAQLQGLQLSDMLAAYPTEGLDGSGLVDGSFDIRRSAQGLSVDQGELAARAPGGVLRFRSPKIEALGQSNPAMKIVTEALHDFHYDRLSSDVRYDESGKLNLALRLNGRNPALEGGRPINFSINLEEDIPALLTSLQLSDRVSETIQRRVQEHLQRLQ from the coding sequence ATGACGAAACCGTCGAGAATACTGCTCTGGCTGCTGGCTGGCCTGCTGCTTTCGCTGCTTGCCGGCGGTGTCACCTGGTATCAATGGACCGCGTTCAAGCGCGAACAGGGCATCGTCGAACTCGACTGGCAAGGGCTGCGTATCTCTTTCAGAGGCATATCGATCCGCCAGTTCAGCTATGGACAACTGACCGAAAGCGGCCTGAACCTGACCCTCCAGGCTGAAAATATCGCGCTGCAAATCCCCAGCCTTTTCCAGCCGTTTCCGCCTCATTCACTGCAAATAGATCGCCTCAGCGCAACTTTGCTCTCGCTACCGGAAGTAGAGAAAGGGGACTCGTCTGCGCGCGACGCTGAGCAATACGCACGCTGGGGGGCGTGGCTGCCGCAGCGAATGACCATCGCCGATCTGAGGATGGACCTCCCCTGCGCGAAGGGTCGTTGCGACGAACGGGGCAGCCTGTGGCTGGAGCACGCCGGCGAAACCCTGCTGCCTGTCGATGCCCGGCTGGACCTGCGACGCAACGAACACCGTGTTTCGCTGATCATCAGTGCGCAGGGACCGGAGCCCATGCACAGCATGATCGAAGCCAAGCTGCTGATCGACGAGCAGTCACGCCTGGAGGGCCGTAACCAGTTCAACCCGCTGGACGATACCCTACAATCCACTGGCACTCTTGCCATGGGCAGCTTGCCGGAAGCGCCCTGGCTGTTAGGCTGGCTGAGCGAATGGACCGGCTACGAACCCACCCCGCTGCCAGACATGCCGGCTGACATGCGGCTTGGCGCAGGTTGGGTACTCAGCATGCCGCGCTCGACAGACGGCACGCTCGAGTGGCGCAGTGCGGGCGGGGATCTGCGGCTCTCCGGCCACCTGCCAGCGCCCTGGCCGGTCATCGGGCTTGGCGAGCTGCAAGGCGATATCGACCTCGCGGCCAAAGGCCAGACCGGTGTGTGGCTGCCTACGGAGCTGAAAGGCAACATGCAGCTACGCCCCGAACCTGAGCTGGTCGCCGACCTTCCCGCGAACCTTCGACCTGAGCGACTGGGCATCCACATCGAGCCCTTCGATGCCGAAGCCGATCAGGACGAACTGCCACTACAGGTCAAGCTGGAAGCCCAGGGCGGCACACCGGCGAACCTGCAGGCGCGGGTGCGACTGAATACCGCACCGCCTTATGCGCTGCAGATCGAGCAGGCGCAACTGCAACTGCGCAGTAGCAATCTGACACTGGATGCGCTTTCGCTGGGAGGCCTGGAGGCCACGCTGGACTTCTCGGGGCGGGCGGACCTCGAGCAGATCGATCTGCGCCTGCATAAGAGCTCACGGGCCACCCTCGCCGACCTGGCCACTGGAGAGCTTGCCGCCAGCCGACTGCAGGCCCAGCTGCCCCAACCGCTCAGCCTGCATCTCGACCGCAGCGATTCTGAGTCGCCGAGCTGGCGCGTACAGGGGCCGCTGGAGCTGCGCCTTGGCCGACTGGAGCATCCGCAACTGATTTCCCAGGGCTGGCGCTGGAGCGGTCAGCTAGACGCTGATGCCACACGCCTGTCAACAACTGGCCCATTGAGCAACGACGCCGGGCTGACACTGGCAGCAAATCTGAACAAGCGCTGGAACGGCCCGCTACAGGCAAGCGGCAAGCTACAGGAAATCTTCCTGCGCGCTGGTAACCCGCTTGCCCGCAGCCTCACAGCCTGGCCGGCGATGATCGAGTTGAACAGCGGGCGCCTGCTGGGCGATGGCACGCTCTCTTTGCCAGCCGGCAGTGCACCGCCTTCAGCCCGGCTCACGCTGGAGGCCCGAGGACTGGCCGGCATCATCGACCGTGCCGAGATATCCGGGCTCGACGCGAGACTCGCTGCGAGCCTCGAGCGCAACCGCCTGGAACTGGATATAACCGAGTTGCGACTCGCTCAGCTCAATCCTGGATTCACCTTTGGCCCGCTGCTGCTGCGCGGAAACTACAGCACCGATCTCGACCATCCGGCGCAAGGGCAGCTGCGCTGGGCGACCGCCGAAACCCGTATCTTCGGCGGCAGGTTCTGGCTCGATCCCGCCACGCTCGACCTCGCCGCACCACAGCAACAACTGAGCGCACAGCTGCAAGGACTGCAACTGAGCGACATGCTCGCCGCCTACCCGACCGAGGGGCTCGATGGCAGCGGTCTGGTCGACGGCAGCTTCGACATTCGCCGCAGCGCACAGGGGCTGAGCGTCGACCAGGGCGAGCTGGCCGCACGCGCGCCCGGCGGCGTGCTGCGTTTTCGTTCGCCGAAGATCGAAGCCCTTGGCCAATCGAATCCGGCCATGAAAATCGTCACCGAAGCCCTGCACGATTTTCATTATGATCGGCTGAGCAGTGACGTCCGCTATGATGAGAGCGGCAAACTGAACCTCGCGCTGCGCCTGAACGGCCGCAATCCGGCCCTGGAAGGTGGTCGCCCGATCAATTTTTCGATCAATCTGGAAGAGGACATTCCGGCGCTGCTGACCAGCCTGCAACTGAGCGACCGGGTAAGCGAAACCATCCAACGACGGGTGCAGGAACATCTTCAACGCCTTCAAT
- a CDS encoding SEL1-like repeat protein, which produces MALWLLDSQHLGRNQGVKRIAGRLLKQPAREGVVEAQSRLGRLLCCECDGQRDRRIGFELLRQAARAGDCQAQLELGRLYCQPDHSEPAKARQWLEQAAAQGSQEAASFLQRIKG; this is translated from the coding sequence ATGGCGCTGTGGTTGCTCGACAGTCAGCACCTGGGCCGCAATCAGGGGGTCAAGCGGATCGCGGGCCGCCTGCTCAAGCAGCCGGCGCGTGAGGGTGTGGTGGAGGCACAGAGCCGTCTGGGACGTCTGCTGTGCTGCGAGTGCGATGGCCAGCGCGACCGCCGTATCGGTTTCGAGTTGCTGCGTCAGGCGGCTCGTGCGGGCGACTGCCAGGCACAGCTGGAATTGGGCCGCCTTTATTGCCAGCCCGACCACAGCGAACCTGCCAAGGCGCGCCAGTGGCTCGAGCAGGCCGCCGCACAGGGTTCCCAGGAGGCTGCGAGCTTCCTTCAGCGGATCAAGGGCTGA
- the rmuC gene encoding DNA recombination protein RmuC: protein MSFDPLHLLIGLALGLAALAGLSLYLQRRLSASESEQALLDERLRQATLAQEGLTAQLEGCRIELAELSGIKSEQQAELAALRREAELLRTQRDGHDETIADLQAERDAQQGELRRLSATHAALEAELREQHNAHQQRLADLQAARDELRAQFAELAGKIFDEREQRFSESSHERLGQLLEPLKERIQSFEKRVEESYQNEARERFSLARELERLQQLNQRLGDEATNLTRALQGQKTQGNWGELVLEKVLEHAGLEKGREYHTQVSLKSPDGERFQPDVLIHLPGDKQVVVDAKVSLTAYQALTCAGDEGSRALALKQHVQSLRSHLKGLSLKDYQRLDGLQSLDFVLLFVPIEAAFAAALQADPDLFQEAYGRHIVIVSPTTLLATLRVIDSLWRQERQSQNAREIAEKAGGLYDKFVAFIQDIDEIGSRLQQVDRAYLAARNKLSDGRGNLVGRAEQLKSLGARASKRLPGDWLERAGAEELSEAGD, encoded by the coding sequence ATGTCCTTTGATCCTCTTCATCTATTGATCGGTCTGGCGCTCGGCCTGGCTGCCCTGGCTGGGCTGAGCCTTTATCTGCAGCGCCGCCTGTCCGCCAGCGAGTCCGAGCAGGCGTTGCTCGATGAGCGGCTCCGACAGGCCACCCTGGCTCAGGAGGGGCTGACGGCGCAGCTGGAGGGGTGTCGGATCGAGCTGGCCGAGTTGAGTGGCATCAAATCCGAGCAGCAGGCCGAGCTGGCTGCGCTGCGCCGCGAAGCGGAACTGTTGCGCACGCAGCGTGACGGCCATGATGAAACCATTGCCGACCTGCAAGCCGAGCGCGACGCCCAGCAAGGTGAGCTGCGTCGGTTGAGCGCGACCCACGCCGCGCTCGAAGCCGAACTGCGCGAACAGCACAACGCCCATCAGCAACGGCTGGCAGACCTGCAGGCAGCGCGTGACGAGCTGCGGGCGCAGTTCGCCGAGCTGGCCGGCAAGATCTTCGACGAACGTGAGCAGCGTTTCAGCGAGTCCAGCCACGAGCGCCTGGGGCAACTGCTCGAACCGCTGAAGGAGCGCATCCAGTCATTCGAGAAGCGAGTCGAGGAGAGCTACCAGAACGAGGCGCGCGAGCGCTTTTCCCTGGCTCGCGAGCTGGAACGCCTGCAGCAGCTGAACCAGCGCCTTGGCGATGAAGCCACCAACCTGACTCGGGCCTTGCAAGGGCAGAAGACGCAGGGCAACTGGGGCGAGCTGGTGCTGGAAAAGGTGCTGGAGCACGCCGGGCTGGAGAAGGGCCGCGAATACCATACGCAGGTCAGCCTGAAGAGCCCGGACGGCGAGCGTTTTCAGCCGGATGTGCTGATCCATCTGCCCGGCGACAAGCAGGTGGTCGTGGATGCCAAGGTCAGTCTGACCGCCTATCAGGCGCTGACCTGTGCCGGAGATGAGGGCAGCCGAGCGCTGGCGCTCAAGCAGCATGTGCAATCCTTGCGCAGCCATCTCAAGGGGCTCTCGTTGAAGGATTACCAGCGCCTCGATGGCTTGCAGAGCCTGGACTTCGTGCTGCTGTTCGTGCCGATCGAGGCGGCCTTCGCGGCCGCGCTGCAGGCAGATCCCGATCTGTTCCAGGAAGCCTATGGGCGGCACATCGTGATCGTCAGTCCGACGACCCTGCTCGCCACCCTGCGGGTCATCGACAGCCTCTGGCGGCAGGAACGGCAAAGCCAGAACGCCCGGGAAATTGCCGAGAAGGCCGGCGGGCTTTACGACAAGTTCGTCGCCTTCATCCAGGATATCGATGAGATCGGTAGCCGCCTGCAGCAGGTGGATCGTGCTTACCTGGCCGCGCGCAACAAGCTCAGCGATGGTCGCGGCAACCTCGTTGGCCGCGCCGAGCAGTTGAAGTCGCTCGGTGCACGGGCCAGCAAGCGCCTGCCGGGCGACTGGCTGGAGCGTGCCGGTGCCGAGGAACTCAGCGAGGCGGGCGACTAG
- a CDS encoding MgtC/SapB family protein, which translates to MTLELFLNLATALAVGLLIGTERSWSGRDGPGQEMVAGVRTFGLSGLFGGLAAVSVTHLGGLAWVAMFAMLALLVIAGYLIDARRSGDHGMTTEVAMLLTFVLGSLAVAESRQLAAACAIVVALLLSLKAPLHRALTRLSEAELGGALKMLFISVVLLPTLPNQGYGPWQALNPYTTWMMVVLIAGIGFAAYVAIRILGTRHGLFVTALLGGIVSSTAMTITLARLNAPNLRAALAAGLLATSALMFPRVLLEVGLVNPALLPGLILPLACAGAIYTAGAIFYYLLAAKAPNDTAEPLLKNPFELGPALRFAALLVLILLLVEGARRWLGDAGIYMVSLLAGLTDVDAITLSLANNARDGLSHEVAARGIVFAALSNSLVKAMLIAFIGGRELAIRTLPIMFAGLLTALALLLLRNAAT; encoded by the coding sequence ATGACGCTCGAGCTTTTTCTCAACCTCGCCACGGCGCTTGCCGTCGGCCTGCTGATCGGCACCGAACGCAGCTGGAGCGGCAGAGACGGCCCGGGCCAGGAAATGGTCGCCGGAGTCCGCACGTTCGGCCTGTCGGGCCTGTTCGGCGGGCTTGCGGCGGTTAGCGTCACGCATCTTGGCGGGCTTGCCTGGGTGGCGATGTTCGCCATGCTCGCGTTGCTGGTCATTGCCGGCTATCTGATCGACGCACGGCGCAGCGGCGACCATGGCATGACCACCGAGGTCGCCATGCTGCTGACCTTTGTTCTCGGCAGCCTGGCGGTCGCGGAAAGCCGGCAGCTCGCCGCCGCATGCGCCATCGTCGTAGCGCTGCTGCTGAGCCTGAAAGCCCCGCTGCATCGGGCGCTCACGCGACTCAGCGAGGCGGAACTGGGTGGCGCGCTGAAGATGCTGTTCATCTCCGTGGTGCTGCTGCCCACGCTGCCGAACCAGGGCTATGGCCCCTGGCAGGCACTCAATCCCTACACGACCTGGATGATGGTGGTACTGATCGCCGGGATCGGTTTCGCCGCATACGTGGCGATCCGCATCCTCGGTACCCGCCACGGTCTTTTCGTCACGGCGCTGCTTGGCGGCATCGTCTCCTCCACCGCAATGACCATCACGCTGGCCCGGCTGAATGCGCCGAACCTGCGTGCGGCGCTCGCAGCCGGCCTGCTGGCGACGTCGGCGCTCATGTTTCCACGGGTGCTACTGGAAGTGGGGCTGGTCAACCCCGCCTTGCTTCCCGGCCTGATCCTGCCGCTGGCGTGCGCCGGCGCCATCTATACAGCGGGGGCAATCTTCTATTACCTGCTGGCGGCCAAAGCGCCCAATGACACCGCCGAGCCGCTGCTGAAGAACCCGTTCGAGCTTGGACCGGCGCTACGCTTCGCCGCCTTGCTGGTGTTGATTCTGCTGCTGGTCGAAGGTGCACGACGCTGGCTGGGCGATGCCGGCATCTACATGGTTTCGCTGCTCGCAGGTCTGACCGATGTGGATGCCATCACGCTCTCGCTGGCCAACAATGCCCGCGACGGGCTCAGCCACGAGGTCGCGGCGCGCGGCATCGTATTCGCCGCGCTGAGCAACAGCCTGGTCAAGGCCATGCTAATCGCCTTCATCGGTGGCCGTGAACTGGCTATCCGCACCCTGCCGATCATGTTCGCCGGGCTGCTGACCGCGCTCGCGCTGCTGCTGTTGCGTAACGCCGCGACCTAG
- a CDS encoding PAS domain-containing hybrid sensor histidine kinase/response regulator — translation MTLSGGLIAAVALVYMAILFAIAFYGDRNSASMSPRLRPWVYSLSLAVYCTSWTFFGAVGQSAEQLWAFLPIYLGPILLMLFAPHVIQKMIMISKQENITSIADFIAARYGKSQLLAVVVTLICLVGVLPYIALQLKGIVLGVNLLSGINIETAGTGTRDTALIVSIVLALFTILFGTRNLDVTEHHRGMVLAIAFESLIKLLAFLAVGAFVTFGLFDGFGDLFNQAYDSPDLAGFWSEGVNWSAMLVQTTVAMMAIVCLPRQFHVSVVENIEPRDFRLARWVFPLYLVLAAVFVIPIALAGQMLLPPGVTPDSFVISLPLAELHPWLALLAFIGGASAATGMVIVASVALSTMVSNDMLLPWLLRRQEAERPFEAFRHWMLSVRRISIVVILLLAYVSYRLLGSTASLATIGQIAFAAITQLAPAMVGALYWKQANRRGVFAGLTAGAAIWFYTLILPLLGWPLDMFPGLSWMYNGGLGFGLSGLTLGVTLSLIGNATLFFWVSILTQTHVAEHWQASRFIGQEIASPTGARRLLAVRVEDLLVLASRFVGAERAEQSFQRFARRHGQDFSPKLQADGQWIAHTERLLAGVLGASSTRAVVKAALEGRDMQVDDVVRIVGEASEVLQFNRALLQGAIENITQGISVVDQSLRLVAWNHRYLELFEYPDGLVYIGRPIADIIRYNAERGLCGPGDPDTHVAKRLYWMRQGRAHTSERLFPNGRVVELIGNPMPGGGFVMSFSDITAYREAERALKDANEGLEQRVSERTQELSQLNQALIEAKSTAEAANQSKTRFLAAVSHDLMQPLNAARLFSAALSHQQSALPSEAQELVQHLDSSLRSAEDLITDLLDISRLESGRVAPDRNAFPLATLFDTLGTEFTALAREQGVNFRVHGSKLRVDSDIRLLRRVLQNFLTNAFRYAKGRVVLGVRRQGASLRLEVWDRGPGIAHDKLKVIFEEFKRLDSHQTRAEKGLGLGLAIADGLCHVLEHPLEVRSWPGKGSVFSVTVPVARALSQPRPAAKRGEPQHTALTGTQVLCIDNEDSILVGMNSLLTRWGCQVWTASNRAECEALLAEDIRPQLVLVDYHLDEGQTGTELMAWLRTRLGEPVPGVVISADGRPELVAAVHASGLDFLAKPVKPAALRALMSRHLTLQ, via the coding sequence ATGACGCTGTCAGGCGGGCTGATCGCTGCGGTCGCCCTCGTCTATATGGCCATTCTGTTCGCCATCGCCTTCTACGGCGACCGCAACAGCGCTTCCATGTCGCCGCGTCTGCGGCCCTGGGTATACAGCCTTTCGCTGGCGGTGTACTGCACCAGCTGGACCTTCTTCGGCGCCGTCGGCCAATCCGCCGAGCAGCTCTGGGCATTCCTGCCGATCTATCTGGGCCCGATCCTGCTGATGCTGTTCGCACCGCATGTGATCCAGAAGATGATCATGATCAGCAAGCAGGAGAACATCACCTCCATTGCCGACTTCATCGCCGCCCGCTATGGCAAGTCGCAACTGCTGGCGGTGGTCGTCACGCTGATCTGCCTGGTCGGTGTGCTGCCGTACATCGCGCTGCAGCTCAAGGGCATCGTGCTCGGCGTCAACCTGTTGAGCGGCATCAACATCGAGACAGCCGGCACCGGCACGCGCGACACAGCACTGATCGTCTCGATTGTGCTGGCGCTGTTCACCATCCTGTTCGGCACACGCAACCTCGATGTCACCGAGCATCACCGCGGCATGGTCCTGGCGATCGCTTTCGAATCGCTGATCAAGCTGCTGGCGTTCCTGGCGGTGGGCGCCTTCGTCACCTTCGGCCTGTTCGACGGCTTTGGCGATCTGTTCAATCAGGCCTATGACTCGCCGGACCTCGCCGGATTCTGGAGCGAAGGCGTCAACTGGTCAGCCATGCTGGTGCAGACCACCGTCGCGATGATGGCGATCGTCTGCCTGCCGCGGCAGTTTCACGTTTCGGTGGTGGAAAACATCGAACCGCGCGACTTCCGCCTGGCGCGCTGGGTGTTTCCGCTCTATCTGGTGCTGGCCGCGGTGTTCGTCATCCCGATCGCGCTGGCCGGACAGATGCTGCTGCCCCCAGGCGTAACGCCGGACTCCTTCGTCATCAGCCTGCCGCTGGCCGAACTGCATCCGTGGCTCGCCCTGCTTGCCTTCATCGGCGGCGCCTCGGCGGCGACCGGCATGGTGATCGTCGCCAGCGTCGCGCTTTCGACCATGGTCTCCAATGACATGCTGCTGCCCTGGCTGCTGCGCCGCCAGGAAGCCGAGCGCCCGTTCGAGGCCTTCCGTCACTGGATGCTCTCGGTTCGCCGCATCAGCATCGTCGTGATCCTGCTGCTGGCCTATGTCAGCTATCGCCTGCTCGGTTCCACGGCATCGCTGGCCACCATCGGCCAGATCGCCTTCGCCGCCATCACCCAGCTGGCCCCGGCGATGGTCGGCGCGCTGTATTGGAAGCAAGCCAACCGCCGCGGCGTGTTCGCCGGCCTGACCGCCGGTGCGGCGATCTGGTTCTACACCCTGATTCTGCCGCTGCTGGGCTGGCCGCTGGACATGTTCCCGGGCCTGAGCTGGATGTACAACGGCGGCCTCGGTTTCGGCCTTAGCGGACTGACCCTGGGCGTAACCCTGTCCCTGATCGGTAACGCAACGCTGTTCTTCTGGGTATCCATCCTCACCCAGACTCATGTGGCGGAGCACTGGCAGGCCAGCCGTTTCATCGGTCAGGAGATCGCCTCGCCAACTGGTGCCCGCCGCCTGCTCGCCGTACGCGTCGAAGACCTGCTGGTCCTGGCATCCCGCTTCGTCGGCGCCGAGCGCGCCGAGCAGAGCTTCCAGCGCTTCGCCCGTCGCCACGGCCAGGATTTCTCGCCCAAGCTGCAGGCCGACGGTCAGTGGATCGCGCATACCGAACGCCTGCTCGCCGGTGTACTCGGCGCGTCGTCCACCCGCGCGGTGGTCAAGGCGGCGCTGGAGGGCCGCGACATGCAGGTCGACGATGTGGTGCGCATCGTCGGCGAAGCCTCGGAAGTGCTGCAGTTCAACCGCGCACTGCTGCAAGGCGCGATCGAGAACATCACCCAGGGCATCAGCGTGGTCGACCAGTCGCTGCGTCTGGTGGCCTGGAACCATCGCTATCTCGAGCTGTTCGAGTACCCGGACGGCCTGGTCTACATCGGCCGCCCGATCGCCGACATCATCCGCTACAACGCCGAACGCGGCCTGTGCGGCCCCGGCGATCCCGATACCCACGTGGCCAAGCGCCTGTACTGGATGCGCCAGGGTCGCGCGCATACGTCCGAGCGGCTATTCCCCAACGGCCGCGTCGTCGAGCTGATCGGCAACCCGATGCCGGGCGGCGGTTTCGTCATGAGTTTCAGTGACATCACCGCCTACCGCGAAGCCGAACGCGCATTGAAAGACGCCAACGAAGGCCTCGAGCAGCGCGTCAGCGAGCGAACCCAGGAGCTTTCCCAGCTCAACCAGGCGCTGATCGAAGCCAAGAGCACGGCGGAAGCCGCCAACCAGTCGAAGACCCGCTTCCTCGCCGCGGTCAGCCACGACCTGATGCAGCCGCTGAATGCCGCACGACTGTTCTCCGCCGCGTTGTCGCATCAGCAGAGCGCCCTGCCCAGCGAGGCCCAGGAACTGGTGCAGCATCTGGACAGCTCGCTGCGTTCGGCCGAAGACCTGATCACCGACCTGTTGGATATTTCACGCCTGGAAAGCGGTCGGGTGGCCCCGGATCGCAACGCTTTCCCGCTGGCCACGCTGTTCGACACGCTGGGCACGGAGTTCACCGCACTGGCCCGCGAACAGGGCGTCAACTTCCGTGTGCACGGCAGCAAGTTGCGCGTCGACAGTGACATCCGACTGCTCCGCCGCGTGTTGCAGAATTTCCTCACCAATGCCTTCCGTTATGCCAAGGGCCGCGTGGTGCTCGGCGTGCGCCGGCAAGGTGCGTCGCTGCGGCTCGAAGTCTGGGACCGCGGCCCGGGCATTGCGCATGACAAGCTGAAGGTGATCTTCGAGGAGTTCAAACGCCTGGACAGCCACCAGACCCGCGCGGAGAAAGGTCTGGGCCTGGGCCTGGCCATCGCCGACGGTCTCTGTCATGTGCTCGAACACCCACTGGAAGTGCGTTCCTGGCCGGGCAAGGGCAGCGTGTTCAGCGTCACCGTACCGGTCGCTCGCGCGTTGAGCCAGCCGCGCCCGGCAGCCAAGCGCGGCGAGCCGCAGCACACCGCGCTGACCGGCACCCAGGTGCTTTGCATCGATAACGAAGACAGCATTCTGGTCGGCATGAACAGTCTGCTCACCCGCTGGGGTTGCCAGGTATGGACCGCCAGCAACCGCGCCGAGTGCGAAGCGCTGCTGGCCGAGGACATTCGCCCGCAACTGGTGCTGGTCGACTATCACCTCGACGAGGGCCAGACCGGCACCGAGCTGATGGCCTGGTTGCGCACCCGCCTGGGCGAGCCGGTGCCCGGCGTGGTGATCAGTGCCGACGGCCGCCCGGAACTGGTGGCGGCAGTTCACGCAAGCGGTTTGGATTTCCTCGCCAAGCCGGTCAAGCCTGCGGCGTTGCGCGCACTGATGAGCCGGCACCTGACGTTGCAGTAG
- a CDS encoding GNAT family protein has protein sequence MLSPHPVTLQRGALRLEPLMEADIPELVALAERNRAELTYMSGPLRPDWYRHALAEQREGRAVVFSVRMAEQLVGTTRFADFNLSLPAAELGWTWLDQAEHGTGLNASIKYLLLRHAFEEWQLVRLQLKTAASNLRSQRAIEKLGALREGLLRNHRRLADGRLDDTVLYSITDRDWPQVKQRLAAD, from the coding sequence ATGCTCAGCCCTCATCCGGTAACCCTGCAACGCGGGGCGCTGCGCCTGGAACCGCTGATGGAGGCGGATATCCCGGAGCTGGTTGCCCTGGCAGAGCGGAACCGCGCCGAGCTGACCTATATGAGCGGGCCGCTACGGCCGGACTGGTATCGCCATGCTCTGGCGGAACAGCGCGAGGGACGCGCGGTAGTCTTCAGTGTGCGCATGGCCGAGCAGCTGGTCGGCACCACGCGTTTCGCCGACTTCAACCTGAGCCTGCCGGCAGCCGAACTGGGCTGGACCTGGCTGGATCAGGCGGAGCATGGCACCGGGCTGAATGCCTCGATCAAGTACCTGCTGCTGCGTCACGCGTTCGAAGAGTGGCAGCTGGTACGCCTGCAGCTGAAGACTGCCGCCAGCAACCTGCGCTCGCAGCGGGCCATCGAAAAGCTTGGTGCGCTACGCGAAGGATTGTTGCGTAACCATCGGCGCCTGGCGGACGGCCGTCTGGACGATACCGTGCTCTACAGCATCACTGACCGTGACTGGCCGCAGGTCAAGCAGCGGCTCGCGGCCGACTGA
- a CDS encoding AzlC family ABC transporter permease, translated as MSRSQEFVHGCRDILPLILGAIPFGVIFGTLAVGAGLTPWQTMGMSSLVFAGSAQFIAITLITGGVGAAVVLLTTFVVNLRHALYSAALQPFVRHLPGRWRAPLAFWLTDEAFAVVQNRYAHGDESPYKHWFFLGAALTMYINWQLSTLVGVAFGQAVPDIASWGLDFAMIATFIGIAVPMMRTRPQVASALVAGAVALLTWELPYKLGLIAAAMAGIVVGVWLERRAEAVARMQGAL; from the coding sequence ATGTCCCGCTCGCAAGAGTTCGTTCACGGATGCCGTGACATTCTGCCGTTGATCCTCGGTGCGATTCCGTTCGGCGTCATTTTCGGCACGCTGGCGGTCGGCGCCGGATTGACGCCCTGGCAGACCATGGGCATGTCTTCGCTGGTCTTCGCCGGTTCCGCGCAGTTCATCGCGATCACGCTGATAACCGGCGGCGTAGGCGCCGCCGTGGTGCTGCTGACCACCTTCGTGGTCAATCTGCGGCATGCCTTGTACAGCGCTGCGCTGCAGCCATTCGTTCGTCATCTTCCGGGCCGCTGGCGCGCCCCTTTGGCGTTCTGGCTCACGGACGAGGCCTTCGCCGTGGTGCAGAACCGCTATGCCCACGGCGATGAGTCGCCGTACAAGCATTGGTTCTTTCTCGGTGCCGCACTGACCATGTACATCAACTGGCAGCTGTCGACACTGGTGGGCGTCGCCTTCGGTCAGGCGGTTCCGGATATCGCCAGCTGGGGACTGGACTTCGCCATGATTGCCACGTTCATCGGCATCGCTGTACCGATGATGCGCACGCGTCCGCAGGTGGCCTCGGCGCTGGTGGCGGGCGCGGTGGCCTTGCTGACCTGGGAGCTGCCTTACAAACTTGGGCTGATCGCCGCTGCCATGGCCGGTATCGTCGTTGGCGTCTGGCTGGAACGTCGTGCCGAAGCGGTCGCGCGCATGCAGGGGGCGCTATGA
- a CDS encoding AzlD domain-containing protein: MTTWLLIFGMLAITFVIRYSFFAWPNLRFPRAIEQGLHYVPVAVLTAIVVPGMLMPEGQWALRPDNAYLLAGLLAILIAAFTRNLLATIAGGLLSFFLLRWALGQLPI; the protein is encoded by the coding sequence ATGACGACCTGGTTGCTGATCTTCGGCATGCTGGCGATCACCTTCGTGATCCGCTACAGCTTTTTCGCCTGGCCCAACCTGCGCTTTCCCCGCGCTATCGAGCAGGGGCTGCATTACGTGCCGGTGGCGGTACTGACTGCCATCGTGGTGCCGGGAATGCTGATGCCTGAAGGGCAGTGGGCGTTGCGCCCGGACAATGCCTATCTGCTCGCGGGGCTGTTGGCGATCCTCATAGCTGCATTTACCCGCAACCTGCTGGCCACTATCGCTGGCGGCCTGCTGAGCTTCTTTCTGCTGCGCTGGGCGCTTGGGCAGTTGCCGATATGA